In one Candidatus Micrarchaeota archaeon genomic region, the following are encoded:
- a CDS encoding PAS domain-containing protein — protein MQQENFLISKMLQGIISAANSASIEEGSDRRFARMIGEFFGVEKVTILPTSREKNPDSELFGYVYNTKKPYVDNQLSEYSSFQELIGYKNRGFRSCAVIPIVVDGNVVSMVEMLSTSENKFSELLLNGASFGAYLAGITMLYKSESERSIRLASYFNSAFSVAESQLLVSNDGKIVKSNDAARKEILDQKSPEGRRIENAIGLDFAKLATLSKSRGTIIQLEKGGRTRYYSLSVGMIGDRLADISLRDVTELKRLALMEQSMDNESYVSALYLDGNLEVRSATDSIKKAIGYDKNLIIGKTLTELTTEKRRGELKELLEKNASSERLHGSIDLVSATGIPSHLRFVLSKWANGYLMLLSDATSEGYAESISNAFNDFIKGTSDAVITMDALGYVKDCNMPAENVLGYSRSELIGRELRSIYSDQSIFDRDITYVRNGGKIDNSYVTLLSKGKNADGSDMVTDATHSIRLFSGTDVADYIIVIKELETKRKLRDYKEAIAKAESRIQRLEATSGLKSQFIHNISHELKTPLTNIKGFSKLLYSGEFGSLNKEQLDCLATIMEEGDRLMFIIQQVLDAAKLESKKMKLEIREVDMKELGSNPTIQALMESPMAREKGLKFAWKVEDDVPKIMADPSRLVQAFTNLINNAIKFTNEGRISVSIKRKSKSMIQCDVEDTGIGISEEDRHKLFKNFYEAPKKGLLKQEASGTGLGLSITKQIVMLHGGKIACSRSELGNGSTFTFTLRVKPKQKKERSNVNAAGSVS, from the coding sequence ATGCAGCAGGAGAACTTCCTAATAAGCAAGATGCTTCAGGGCATAATATCCGCAGCGAACAGCGCCTCCATCGAGGAGGGCTCCGACAGGCGCTTCGCGAGAATGATAGGGGAGTTCTTCGGGGTAGAGAAGGTAACGATATTACCCACGTCAAGGGAAAAGAACCCGGACAGCGAGCTCTTCGGCTATGTCTACAACACAAAGAAGCCTTACGTGGACAACCAGCTCAGCGAGTATTCCTCCTTCCAGGAGCTCATAGGCTACAAGAACCGCGGGTTCAGGAGCTGCGCGGTTATACCTATAGTGGTCGACGGGAATGTCGTATCAATGGTGGAGATGCTCTCCACTTCGGAAAACAAGTTCAGCGAGCTGCTGCTTAACGGCGCATCCTTTGGCGCCTACCTTGCAGGCATAACCATGCTGTACAAATCCGAGAGCGAGCGCAGCATAAGGCTCGCAAGCTATTTCAACAGCGCGTTCAGCGTGGCCGAGTCGCAGCTGCTTGTATCTAACGACGGGAAGATAGTCAAGTCCAACGATGCGGCGCGCAAGGAGATCCTGGACCAGAAAAGCCCTGAGGGGCGCCGCATAGAGAACGCGATAGGCCTGGACTTCGCAAAGCTGGCAACGCTCTCCAAGAGCAGGGGAACCATAATACAGCTTGAAAAGGGGGGAAGGACGAGGTACTATTCCCTGTCAGTGGGAATGATAGGGGACAGGCTGGCGGATATATCGCTCAGGGACGTGACGGAGCTGAAGAGGCTCGCGCTGATGGAGCAGTCGATGGACAACGAATCCTACGTCAGCGCGCTCTACCTTGACGGCAATCTAGAGGTGCGCAGCGCCACCGACAGCATAAAGAAGGCGATAGGCTACGACAAGAATCTCATAATCGGCAAGACGCTGACAGAGCTCACCACGGAGAAGAGGAGGGGGGAGCTGAAGGAGCTCCTGGAGAAGAACGCCTCCTCCGAAAGGCTGCACGGCTCCATAGATCTGGTCTCTGCGACAGGCATACCTTCGCACCTGCGCTTCGTGCTCTCCAAATGGGCCAACGGCTACCTAATGCTTCTTTCCGACGCAACTTCCGAAGGGTATGCGGAAAGCATAAGCAACGCATTCAACGACTTCATAAAGGGCACTTCCGACGCGGTGATAACCATGGACGCGCTCGGGTACGTGAAGGACTGCAACATGCCAGCTGAGAACGTGCTGGGATATTCGAGGAGCGAGCTGATAGGCAGGGAGCTCAGGAGCATCTATTCCGACCAGTCGATATTCGACAGGGACATAACCTACGTCAGGAACGGCGGGAAGATAGACAACTCATATGTCACCCTATTGAGCAAGGGCAAGAACGCCGACGGCAGCGACATGGTAACTGATGCAACGCACTCGATAAGGCTCTTCAGCGGTACGGATGTAGCAGACTACATAATAGTCATAAAGGAGCTGGAGACCAAGAGGAAGCTGCGCGACTACAAGGAGGCAATCGCCAAGGCCGAGAGCAGGATACAGCGCCTTGAGGCTACCAGCGGGCTGAAATCCCAGTTCATACACAACATATCCCACGAGCTCAAGACACCTCTCACCAACATAAAGGGTTTCTCCAAGCTGCTCTACAGCGGTGAGTTCGGGAGCCTCAACAAGGAGCAGCTGGACTGCCTAGCAACGATAATGGAGGAGGGCGACAGGCTGATGTTCATAATACAGCAGGTGCTTGACGCCGCGAAGCTGGAATCCAAGAAGATGAAGCTGGAGATAAGGGAGGTAGACATGAAGGAGCTCGGAAGCAACCCTACGATACAGGCGCTGATGGAATCCCCGATGGCAAGGGAGAAGGGCCTCAAGTTCGCATGGAAAGTAGAGGACGACGTGCCAAAGATAATGGCGGATCCCAGCAGGCTGGTGCAGGCGTTCACCAACCTGATAAACAACGCGATAAAATTCACCAATGAGGGCAGGATAAGCGTATCCATAAAAAGGAAGAGCAAGAGCATGATACAGTGCGACGTGGAGGACACCGGCATAGGCATAAGCGAGGAGGACAGGCACAAGCTGTTCAAGAACTTCTACGAGGCCCCGAAGAAAGGCCTGCTGAAGCAGGAGGCGTCAGGAACAGGGCTTGGATTGTCCATAACAAAGCAGATAGTGATGCTACACGGGGGCAAGATCGCATGCAGCAGGTCGGAGCTCGGCAATGGCAGCACGTTCACATTCACATTGAGGGTGAAGCCGAAGCAGAAGAAGGAGCGCTCAAACGTAAACGCCGCAGGATCCGTATCCTAA
- a CDS encoding dihydrofolate reductase family protein codes for MRKIIVITMITLDGVMQAPGGPEEDTSSGFKYGGWTAPFSNDNGSDFFQKNMQPAEYLLGRKTFEIFASYWPQHKDIWPGINDGMKYVLSNTLEKSDWGNTAFLKNLTDIKKLKDSNGSDLHVWGSGKLIQLLMKNDLVDEFRLVTYPLTLGQGQKLFAEGTIPVTFKLTESTATPSGVVMANYKRAGEVKTGTVGE; via the coding sequence ATGAGAAAAATAATCGTCATAACAATGATTACGCTAGATGGGGTAATGCAAGCCCCCGGCGGACCAGAGGAAGACACATCAAGCGGTTTCAAATATGGTGGGTGGACAGCACCGTTTTCGAATGACAACGGGAGCGATTTCTTCCAAAAAAATATGCAGCCTGCAGAATATCTATTAGGTAGAAAAACATTCGAGATTTTTGCCAGCTACTGGCCACAGCACAAAGACATCTGGCCCGGCATAAACGATGGCATGAAGTACGTTCTGAGCAACACTCTGGAAAAGTCAGATTGGGGGAACACCGCATTCCTCAAAAATTTGACAGATATAAAGAAACTTAAAGATTCAAACGGTTCTGACCTTCATGTTTGGGGCAGCGGCAAGCTCATACAGCTACTAATGAAGAATGATTTAGTTGATGAGTTCAGATTAGTAACATATCCGTTGACGCTTGGTCAAGGGCAAAAGTTATTTGCAGAGGGCACAATTCCGGTCACATTCAAACTAACAGAGAGTACGGCCACGCCAAGCGGCGTTGTTATGGCGAACTACAAGCGAGCTGGGGAAGTTAAGACAGGAACTGTTGGTGAGTAG
- a CDS encoding DNA-directed RNA polymerase, producing MYYIHSVKDTFKISPEHFDKDIEEVATDVLKRKYEGTIDKSLGVIVAVFNIRDVSDGIIYAGDPSLHHDAEFDMLTYMPYVEEVVAGEVTELAEFGAFIRIGPIDGLVHVSQITNDFLSFDRKVPAFVSKKSGRTLKKGDLVFAKISTISMKNSVKDSKIALTMKPDGLGKQEWINEGERYKARVQRGSGSHRRKK from the coding sequence ATGTACTACATACATTCCGTGAAGGACACATTCAAGATATCCCCAGAGCATTTCGACAAGGACATAGAGGAGGTCGCAACCGACGTGCTCAAGAGGAAATACGAGGGCACCATCGACAAGAGCCTGGGCGTAATAGTGGCGGTGTTCAACATAAGGGACGTCAGCGACGGGATAATATACGCCGGGGACCCGTCCCTGCACCACGATGCAGAGTTCGACATGCTCACGTACATGCCCTATGTCGAGGAGGTTGTCGCTGGGGAGGTGACTGAACTAGCGGAATTCGGGGCATTCATAAGGATAGGCCCGATAGACGGGCTTGTCCACGTCTCGCAGATAACAAATGATTTCCTTTCCTTTGACAGGAAGGTACCGGCATTCGTATCCAAGAAGAGCGGCAGGACGCTGAAGAAGGGCGACCTGGTCTTCGCAAAGATATCGACCATAAGCATGAAGAACTCCGTAAAGGACTCCAAGATAGCGCTTACGATGAAGCCCGATGGCCTGGGCAAGCAGGAATGGATAAACGAGGGCGAGCGCTACAAGGCCAGGGTCCAGAGGGGAAGCGGCAGCCACAGGAGGAAAAAATAG
- a CDS encoding fibrillarin-like rRNA/tRNA 2'-O-methyltransferase has protein sequence MQVRELFSGIYMIDNRLATANLARGKKTYGEDLITENRTEYRSWNPYRSKLSAAILNGIKNVKIERGSSVLYLGAATGTTVSHVSDIVGAYGRVYAVELSERNVRNLIALCESRRNIIPILSDARYIEGYSGSVDLCDVIYQDISARRQAEILLANSSMLKRGGYAYFVIKSQSIDISKSPKDVYRNELALLKEGFELVEQVSLEPYDSMHLFVVLRKL, from the coding sequence ATGCAGGTAAGGGAGCTGTTCAGCGGAATATACATGATAGACAACAGGCTTGCCACTGCAAACCTTGCAAGGGGTAAGAAGACGTACGGCGAGGATCTTATCACGGAGAACAGGACGGAGTACAGGTCCTGGAACCCGTACAGGAGCAAGCTTTCAGCTGCGATACTCAACGGCATCAAGAACGTCAAGATAGAAAGGGGGAGCAGCGTACTCTACCTCGGGGCAGCGACCGGGACAACAGTCAGCCACGTGAGCGACATAGTGGGAGCGTATGGAAGGGTGTACGCCGTGGAGCTCTCCGAGAGAAACGTGAGGAACCTGATAGCCCTTTGCGAGTCCAGGAGGAACATAATACCTATACTCTCGGATGCGAGGTACATAGAGGGCTACAGCGGCTCCGTTGACCTATGCGACGTCATTTACCAGGACATATCCGCAAGGAGGCAGGCTGAGATACTGTTGGCGAACAGCAGCATGCTCAAGAGGGGCGGCTACGCCTACTTCGTGATAAAATCGCAGAGCATAGACATATCTAAAAGCCCTAAGGACGTATATAGGAATGAGCTTGCACTGCTCAAGGAGGGATTTGAGCTTGTTGAGCAGGTGAGCCTTGAGCCGTATGACAGCATGCACCTCTTCGTTGTGCTGAGGAAGCTGTAA
- the sepF gene encoding cell division protein SepF, whose amino-acid sequence MSIFERLGKSLGVSSKGIDVEEYMNAAEMDDVDVMHEPADHYIKPVSLQQQTDVELIKKELGSNNIILMNISEMAKRPNTLKAVIDDLKVYVDKMNGDIARIDQDKILLTPGKIKIIKTKKPSKPER is encoded by the coding sequence ATGAGTATTTTCGAGAGACTCGGTAAGTCTTTGGGCGTTTCATCGAAGGGAATCGATGTTGAAGAATACATGAATGCTGCCGAAATGGATGATGTTGACGTAATGCATGAGCCGGCCGACCATTACATAAAGCCCGTATCATTGCAGCAGCAGACGGATGTTGAGCTCATAAAGAAGGAGCTTGGATCCAACAATATAATACTTATGAACATATCCGAGATGGCGAAGAGGCCGAATACGCTCAAGGCGGTAATAGACGACCTCAAGGTGTATGTAGACAAGATGAACGGGGACATAGCGAGGATAGACCAGGACAAGATACTCCTCACCCCGGGAAAGATAAAGATAATAAAGACGAAGAAGCCATCAAAGCCGGAGAGATGA
- a CDS encoding HEPN domain-containing protein, producing the protein MRSVRGLIVRASRDFELAKGYKQIREYVTATLLYTKSIEEALRALFISRTRRVPPKDASITYLARGAGVPEEVSVYIASMEERDATEDPSDLNGIEGKEGFGSEENAFFMDGLAQRLLDYVYAYRRI; encoded by the coding sequence ATGAGAAGCGTAAGGGGCCTTATAGTAAGGGCATCAAGGGACTTTGAGCTGGCCAAGGGTTACAAGCAGATCAGGGAATACGTTACTGCAACGCTGCTCTACACGAAATCCATAGAGGAGGCACTGAGGGCGCTCTTCATAAGCAGGACAAGGAGGGTGCCGCCCAAGGACGCGTCGATAACCTATCTCGCGAGGGGAGCTGGTGTTCCCGAGGAGGTATCGGTTTACATCGCATCGATGGAGGAGAGGGATGCGACAGAGGATCCTTCAGACCTTAACGGGATAGAGGGCAAGGAGGGATTCGGCTCCGAGGAGAATGCGTTCTTCATGGACGGGCTTGCGCAGAGGCTTCTGGATTACGTGTATGCATACAGGAGGATCTGA
- a CDS encoding DNA alkylation repair protein, with the protein MRLTARHDAKEIIRELESKSDPRGIEGMKRFGIDTDDALGISVVELRLMARKIGRSHDIALALWSSGIHEARILASIVEDKDKITERQMDEWANDFNSWDICDQCCSTFSYTKYAHRKAMQWSKSKKEFVKRAGYAMMAAIAVHDKGASDADLARFLPVIKAGATDDRNYVKKSVNWALRQIGKRSRRLNRLSIKTAKEIRNMDSRSARWIASDAIRELAGKQVQGRLNGN; encoded by the coding sequence ATGAGATTGACCGCAAGGCACGACGCTAAAGAAATAATCAGGGAACTTGAGTCGAAGTCCGATCCAAGGGGCATCGAGGGCATGAAAAGATTCGGGATAGACACCGATGACGCCCTAGGTATTTCTGTTGTTGAGCTTAGGCTCATGGCAAGGAAAATAGGGAGGAGCCACGATATTGCGTTGGCCCTGTGGTCGTCAGGGATACACGAGGCAAGGATACTGGCCAGCATAGTCGAGGATAAGGACAAAATAACGGAAAGGCAGATGGACGAATGGGCCAACGACTTCAATTCATGGGACATATGCGATCAGTGCTGCTCCACCTTCTCATATACGAAATACGCGCACAGGAAGGCGATGCAATGGAGCAAATCAAAAAAGGAATTCGTGAAAAGGGCCGGATACGCGATGATGGCAGCGATAGCAGTGCATGACAAAGGCGCATCTGATGCTGATCTTGCGCGCTTCCTACCGGTGATAAAGGCCGGGGCAACGGATGACAGGAATTACGTGAAGAAATCAGTGAACTGGGCGCTGCGGCAGATAGGGAAGAGAAGCAGGCGCCTGAACAGGCTCTCTATAAAGACTGCAAAGGAGATCAGGAATATGGATTCCAGAAGCGCGAGGTGGATAGCTTCCGATGCCATAAGGGAGCTGGCAGGAAAACAGGTGCAGGGCAGATTGAATGGAAATTGA
- a CDS encoding FKBP-type peptidyl-prolyl cis-trans isomerase, translated as MVFKDGDFLEVEYSAWTAADDNLIATTDEKKAKEGGIYDGHTRYGPVLVVLGSNSVIKGLDRELRSAGMNEAKKMTFKPADAFGERELDLIRVMPIAEFRKRDIDPYPGLEVNIDNAVAIVKSVNSGRVTVDLNHRYAGQDVTYEIKVTKHLTSEVEMINALGKTYSVEPSKAEVKGKTISIGFNDAVKKNSDYFVGRANLIASLFTYFKEIERIEVSEEYLRPKQDDVKAEGDKQPAEK; from the coding sequence ATGGTATTTAAAGACGGCGACTTTTTAGAAGTGGAATACAGCGCATGGACAGCTGCGGACGACAACCTGATAGCTACTACTGACGAGAAGAAGGCCAAGGAGGGCGGAATATACGACGGCCACACGCGATACGGGCCGGTGCTCGTGGTGCTGGGCTCAAACAGCGTGATAAAGGGCCTTGACAGGGAGCTCAGGTCAGCAGGCATGAACGAGGCGAAGAAGATGACGTTCAAGCCGGCGGATGCCTTCGGTGAGAGGGAGCTTGACCTTATAAGGGTAATGCCCATAGCGGAATTCAGGAAGCGCGACATAGACCCGTACCCAGGGCTTGAGGTCAACATAGACAACGCCGTTGCAATCGTGAAGAGCGTGAACTCCGGAAGGGTGACTGTTGACCTGAATCACCGCTATGCGGGACAGGACGTGACCTACGAGATAAAGGTGACAAAGCACCTCACCTCAGAAGTTGAGATGATAAACGCGCTTGGCAAGACGTACAGCGTCGAGCCCAGCAAAGCTGAGGTAAAAGGCAAGACAATAAGCATAGGCTTCAACGATGCGGTAAAGAAGAATTCCGACTATTTCGTCGGCAGGGCAAACCTGATAGCATCGCTATTCACATACTTCAAGGAAATTGAAAGGATAGAGGTAAGCGAGGAATACCTGAGGCCCAAGCAGGACGATGTCAAGGCGGAAGGCGACAAGCAGCCAGCTGAAAAGTAA
- a CDS encoding RNA methyltransferase — MEIEVAIMEPKYQINLGHMARVSKNFGVKRLILINPRCNHRGKLAIKYSKHARELLEKASVLKHLGVKGNSFIIGTTGIWHKTGDSFYNVYSLVQLTAMARRSASARKKVIVLMGRDDTGLSKSELRMCDATVCIGADRKYPILNISHALAIILHALRANGDTAQKMQADYEYQERLFSLFAALVKGNPRIRDKESVKMAFRHVIKRSVPTRKEINALSIALAPHKPVIGRKQKRNKS; from the coding sequence ATGGAAATTGAAGTCGCGATAATGGAGCCGAAGTACCAGATAAACCTCGGGCACATGGCGAGGGTATCGAAGAACTTCGGCGTGAAGAGGCTAATTCTCATAAACCCAAGGTGCAACCACAGGGGAAAGCTCGCCATAAAGTACTCAAAGCACGCGAGGGAACTCCTTGAAAAGGCATCAGTCCTAAAGCACCTAGGCGTCAAAGGCAATTCCTTCATCATAGGCACGACAGGCATATGGCACAAGACCGGCGACTCGTTCTACAACGTGTACAGCCTTGTCCAGCTCACCGCTATGGCAAGGCGCTCGGCTTCGGCCAGGAAAAAGGTAATCGTGCTGATGGGCAGGGACGATACCGGTCTGTCGAAAAGCGAGCTGAGGATGTGCGATGCCACTGTTTGCATAGGCGCCGACAGGAAGTACCCGATACTCAACATATCTCATGCGCTTGCGATAATACTGCATGCCCTCCGCGCAAATGGGGACACAGCTCAGAAGATGCAGGCCGATTACGAATACCAGGAGCGCCTCTTCAGCCTTTTCGCCGCGCTTGTAAAAGGAAACCCAAGGATACGCGACAAGGAGTCAGTTAAGATGGCGTTCCGGCACGTGATAAAAAGGTCAGTACCCACAAGGAAGGAAATAAACGCGCTGTCGATAGCGCTTGCGCCGCACAAACCGGTAATTGGCCGGAAACAAAAACGCAATAAGTCCTAG
- a CDS encoding response regulator, with the protein MENTTAGSISDIFDIINEKQQISFNELSDMSFSRGIDKEKLKRALTDLEKMKAIASRSRGGVLTYYPLQDQGSLSKVLIVEDDKNINKLMALSIGRGFEVSQIYDGGDAIAFVRTKKPDLVILDLMLPHKNGLDICRTIKSDPGVSNTIVILVSAMDPTENRFNGIKFGADYYIKKPFDPNELRSLVTIFLRKKGKRFDPLIDLPDEEGISNEIEHSIKEGEQYSIGTLKIGGLGEYAKRFGVNSAMVILRLISQLLQDTAKNNPNRIFVGFLDSEVFVIAGPKETVDVSVEKLREEFDAVLPFILQDEGYKAIPMDIGDLFDSKELPRPSLIYEQSEKDKIRERRNEILKSKGTSRKDIGSYTYEEIRQMFGNEDLDVRITRDSKGVKLQVSKDKGNEEDKR; encoded by the coding sequence ATGGAGAACACGACCGCAGGAAGCATAAGCGACATATTCGATATAATAAACGAGAAGCAGCAGATATCATTCAACGAATTGAGCGACATGTCGTTCAGCAGGGGCATAGACAAGGAGAAGCTGAAGAGGGCGCTCACCGATCTCGAGAAGATGAAGGCCATAGCATCGAGGAGCAGGGGCGGCGTACTGACTTATTACCCGCTGCAGGACCAGGGCTCCCTGAGCAAGGTGCTCATAGTAGAGGACGACAAGAACATAAACAAGCTCATGGCGCTCTCCATAGGCAGGGGCTTCGAGGTGAGCCAGATATACGACGGAGGGGATGCGATAGCCTTCGTGAGGACGAAGAAGCCGGATCTTGTAATACTCGACCTGATGCTCCCGCACAAGAACGGGCTTGACATCTGCAGGACGATAAAGAGCGACCCCGGCGTGAGCAATACGATAGTCATACTGGTAAGCGCCATGGACCCCACGGAAAACAGGTTCAATGGTATAAAGTTCGGCGCAGACTACTACATAAAGAAGCCTTTCGACCCGAACGAATTGAGGAGCCTGGTCACGATATTCCTTAGGAAGAAGGGCAAGAGGTTCGACCCTCTCATAGACCTGCCCGACGAGGAGGGCATATCCAACGAGATAGAGCACTCCATAAAGGAGGGCGAGCAGTATTCCATAGGCACGCTCAAGATAGGGGGCCTCGGCGAATACGCAAAGCGCTTCGGGGTCAATTCAGCAATGGTCATACTCAGGCTAATATCCCAGCTCCTTCAGGACACCGCGAAGAACAACCCTAACAGGATATTCGTGGGCTTCCTTGACAGCGAGGTGTTCGTCATAGCGGGCCCGAAGGAAACGGTAGACGTGAGCGTGGAGAAGCTCAGGGAGGAATTCGATGCGGTGCTTCCCTTCATACTCCAGGACGAGGGCTACAAGGCAATACCGATGGACATAGGCGACCTATTCGATTCAAAGGAGCTACCGAGGCCGTCCCTCATATACGAGCAGTCGGAAAAGGACAAGATAAGGGAGAGGAGGAACGAGATACTCAAGAGCAAGGGCACCTCGAGGAAGGACATAGGCTCCTACACATACGAGGAGATAAGGCAGATGTTCGGGAACGAGGACCTTGACGTAAGGATAACAAGGGACTCAAAGGGGGTCAAATTGCAGGTAAGCAAGGACAAGGGCAACGAAGAGGACAAAAGGTAA
- a CDS encoding DUF488 family protein yields the protein MILVKRVYEKFYITDGVKILVDRLWPRGIRRNTPNVDIWIRNVAPSHELRKWYMHDPKKWVEFRSRYLKELEGNKAALKLLSILQSTDPVTFVYATIDEKHNSAIVLQRYMEKLLSKAPKVEHPVALHPHRTRYDWRGVRY from the coding sequence ATGATACTTGTAAAGAGGGTTTACGAGAAGTTCTACATAACAGACGGGGTCAAGATCCTGGTCGACAGGCTGTGGCCCAGGGGGATAAGGCGGAATACCCCAAACGTCGACATCTGGATCAGGAACGTCGCGCCTTCGCACGAGCTCAGGAAATGGTACATGCACGACCCAAAGAAATGGGTGGAATTCCGGAGCAGGTACCTGAAAGAGCTGGAAGGCAACAAGGCGGCCCTTAAGCTGTTGAGCATATTGCAATCCACGGACCCTGTAACTTTCGTATACGCCACGATCGACGAGAAGCACAACAGCGCAATAGTACTGCAGCGTTACATGGAAAAGCTGCTGAGCAAGGCGCCCAAGGTTGAGCATCCAGTGGCATTGCACCCCCACAGGACAAGATACGACTGGAGAGGGGTAAGGTATTAA
- the gltX gene encoding glutamate--tRNA ligase yields the protein MALKKEIISELRKYAIKNAMDYGKARVENVLAKVARSVPKESVNELKLEAKRVVDEINSLSKEELGREYSAYEAEFERQYEMKVEATSKPRMELDGAARGSFSTRFAPEPSGYLHIGHASAAFLAKEFARIYDGKAFLYFDDTNPEKEKQEFVDAAKSDLEWLGIKFDKEYYASDNMEAIYECARKLIKLGKAYACECAGETIKSDRFEGKECAHRNAGPEENSEKFESMLQNRYDEERIVLRIKGDMKSQNTALRDPTIMRVKKHAHYRQGTKYVVWPTYDFNTPINDSMFGVTDAIRTKEYELRGALYDMVLDYLQMRRPSMHLHGRISIKGQPRQKREIRALVSDGLLSGFDDPRLVTIAALRRRGVRPSAIKEFVLGFGMSITDSVVDIGSLMSCNKRIIDGEARRLYYVPAPVDLEVKGLMQRDVEIRLHPSIDMGARKYTVRNSLYISGDDASSVKDGDILRLKELFSVSVSREDDSLKGEITDREPERRVQWVCDGNYLKCRILVPDAPLDDEGRFRKDSLRVNEGYIESYASSLREREIVQLERFGFCILDDKERMQFIFISK from the coding sequence ATGGCCCTAAAAAAAGAAATAATAAGCGAACTCAGGAAGTACGCGATAAAGAACGCAATGGATTACGGCAAGGCGCGCGTCGAGAACGTGCTCGCCAAGGTCGCCAGGTCGGTGCCGAAGGAAAGCGTGAACGAGCTGAAGCTTGAAGCGAAAAGGGTCGTCGATGAAATAAACTCGCTTTCGAAGGAGGAGCTTGGCAGGGAGTATTCCGCTTACGAGGCCGAATTCGAGAGGCAGTACGAGATGAAAGTGGAGGCAACCTCGAAGCCCAGGATGGAGCTGGACGGAGCTGCAAGGGGCAGCTTCTCCACAAGGTTCGCCCCGGAGCCCAGCGGCTACCTGCACATAGGGCATGCGAGCGCTGCCTTCCTGGCCAAGGAGTTCGCAAGGATATACGATGGCAAGGCATTCCTATATTTTGACGACACAAACCCCGAAAAGGAGAAGCAGGAATTCGTCGATGCGGCAAAAAGCGACCTTGAATGGCTTGGCATAAAGTTCGACAAGGAGTATTACGCCAGCGACAACATGGAAGCGATATACGAATGCGCAAGGAAGCTCATAAAGCTGGGAAAGGCATACGCATGCGAATGCGCCGGCGAAACGATAAAATCGGACAGGTTTGAGGGCAAGGAATGCGCGCACAGGAATGCGGGCCCGGAAGAAAACTCGGAGAAGTTCGAATCCATGCTGCAGAACCGCTACGACGAGGAAAGGATAGTGCTAAGGATAAAGGGCGATATGAAGTCGCAGAACACCGCGCTTAGGGATCCCACAATAATGCGCGTTAAGAAGCATGCGCATTACAGGCAGGGCACGAAATACGTAGTCTGGCCAACGTACGACTTCAACACGCCCATAAACGATTCCATGTTCGGGGTTACCGATGCCATAAGGACCAAGGAATACGAATTGAGGGGCGCGCTCTACGACATGGTGCTTGATTACCTGCAAATGAGGAGGCCAAGCATGCACCTTCACGGCAGGATATCGATAAAGGGGCAGCCGCGCCAGAAGCGGGAGATACGCGCGCTCGTGAGCGATGGCCTGCTAAGCGGTTTCGACGATCCAAGGCTGGTCACAATCGCGGCGTTGAGGAGGAGGGGCGTCAGGCCAAGCGCCATAAAGGAATTCGTGCTGGGATTCGGGATGAGCATAACAGACAGCGTTGTGGACATCGGCTCCCTAATGTCCTGCAACAAGAGGATCATAGACGGGGAGGCCAGGCGCCTGTACTATGTGCCCGCGCCCGTGGACCTTGAGGTCAAGGGCCTGATGCAGCGAGATGTCGAGATAAGGCTGCACCCCTCCATCGACATGGGCGCCAGGAAATACACCGTAAGGAACAGCCTCTACATAAGCGGCGATGATGCATCATCCGTTAAAGATGGAGACATACTTCGCCTCAAGGAGCTGTTCAGCGTAAGCGTTTCAAGGGAGGACGACTCGCTGAAAGGCGAGATTACCGACAGGGAGCCTGAAAGGAGGGTGCAGTGGGTATGCGACGGCAATTACCTGAAGTGCAGGATACTCGTGCCGGATGCGCCGCTTGACGATGAGGGCAGATTCAGGAAGGACAGCCTGAGGGTAAACGAGGGCTACATAGAATCCTACGCCTCAAGCCTAAGGGAAAGGGAGATAGTTCAGCTGGAGAGGTTCGGGTTCTGCATACTTGACGACAAGGAGAGGATGCAGTTCATATTCATATCCAAGTAG